In Uranotaenia lowii strain MFRU-FL chromosome 2, ASM2978415v1, whole genome shotgun sequence, one genomic interval encodes:
- the LOC129744891 gene encoding uncharacterized protein LOC129744891, with translation MELQSKQSKKISADIRHAQCPSVVQISRRVQALKDNDPYFRIYARKLTQQEQVRYYGRSALMMVVSIVIYNVIHSLFFYDSYQLEPCWLIRIIGFILGVKDRIYF, from the exons ATGGAATTGCAGTCAAAACAGTCAAAGAAAATTTCCGCAGACATCAGACACGCTCAGTGTCCCTCGGTGGTTCAAATTTCACGAAGAGTTCAAGCCCTCAAAGACAATGATCCCTATTTTCGGATCTACGCCAGAAA ACTGACACAGCAGGAGCAGGTGCGATACTATGGAAGAAGTGCGCTGATGATGGTTGTATCCATCGTTATCTACAATGTGATTCACAGTTTGTTTTTCTATGACTCCTATCAGTTGGAACCTTGTTGGCTGATCCGTATCATAGGATTTATTCTTGGAGTCAAGGATCGTATCTACTTTTAG